In Populus nigra chromosome 10, ddPopNigr1.1, whole genome shotgun sequence, the following proteins share a genomic window:
- the LOC133704147 gene encoding uncharacterized protein LOC133704147 has translation MDKKNQELMEDFEKKASLTDTEAMETEAAASSSKSSNTLLLLRRFLEIQQRRAQAYAKLKQGFSEYMVSGGELAYQQLCSKITEEFNDCSKQVIEMESLFLNPDHDRVDLAHLLRDIQTQEKQKLHLTATIQLLKKAGRPSERLVNHENCRFSRPMEHECVHLHEITEASGTEEAEADAEYDNALKEAIRGVQDSVTTINEHLEEIKYEIAALEAQ, from the exons ATGGACAAGAAAAACCAAGAGCTCATGGAAGATTTCGAAAAGAAGGCATCATTAACAGATACAGAGGCAATGGAGACTGAAGCAGCCGCCAGCAGCAGCAAATCCTCCAACACCCTTCTTTTGCTCCGCAGATTCCTTGAAATCCAGCAAAGGAGAGCCCAAGCTTATGCCAAGCTGAAACA GGGGTTTTCTGAATATATGGTCTCAGGAGGGGAATTAGCTTACCAGCAGCTTTGCAGCAAGATCACAGAAGAGTTCAATGACTGCTCCAAACAA GTAATTGAAATGGAGTCCCTATTTCTAAACCCTGACCATGACCGAGTTGATCTGGCTCACCTTCTCAGAGACATCCAAACACAAGAAAAGCAGAAGTTGCATCTG ACAGCAACCATTCAGCTGTTAAAGAAGGCTGGTCGGCCATCAGAACGTCTTGTGAACCATGAAAACTGCAGATTTTCAAGACCAATGGAGCATGAGTGTGTGCACCTTCATGAAATAACTGAAGCTTCCGGAACTGAAGAGGCAGAAGCAGATGCTGAGTACGATAATGCTCTCAAGGAAGCAATCAGAGGTGTACAGGATTCTGTAACCACCATAAATGAACACCTGGAAGAAATCAAATATGAGATTGCAGCCCTTGAAGCCCAGTGA
- the LOC133705926 gene encoding uncharacterized protein LOC133705926 isoform X2 gives MKPFFNSRRPKHHKQKGNAAPLNQQVFSTNPSLANSMPMQPQLGLVNPQIPIPFNNSNTLLSNGQAMANMPPLIAQQPGILSGPNDLAILQLQNQVNKLNALKMLMDQVNQLQGELFGPSFSNLPQQLNQNMGLLQNPMQNMMNPVMPLQMPINSQVGSFNVPSSNHQVVGARSQNFFVNPPFGAEQRVNPNPPNYVMPTTSAYGSKLLHVADQQGQGKLSASQQGQNFLMSTGGANGPNVANQQVEGNSPALQQSEKVPMPAMAANGAKPLPIATQQGQGNSSASQQSWNSQPSTYNRWQGNTARNGQSSTPKSKWEKSSGKNFKNNRNRGRSQSGHQKSDFNCMDNGKRKLEFSNEHGRKGNGNERVAKFGRTDLTDQATEEKSKPSRTFFYTEQEIKQWRESRRKHYPTKTNIEKMEVIDREANFRRKQLKEILAKQAELGVEVAEIPPDYLLDSEKLGVEVAEIPPPQVLNSEKLGVEVAEIPPRNLLDSEKQEHGREDNRRSLTKKGKFWNKHDKRGRFNKKGRPAKQVGSANEERKPTLLEKLLSTDMKRDKRQLLQVFRFMVANSFFKDWPEKPLKFPSVVVKEDGYEDEIVEKKSSLVGEEVSEDRNNTIAENFGDRDDNIEHDAQVELGNCFVRGKCDIVDEVDRVEEGEIVD, from the exons ATGAAACCTTTCTTCAATTCCCGTCGTCCTAAGCATCACAAGCAAAAGGGCAACGCTGCTCCTCTTAATCAACAG GTTTTTTCAACAAACCCATCTTTAGCAAATTCAATGCCAATGCAACCGCAACTGGGTTTAGTCAATCCTCAGATTCCAATTCCTTTCAATAATTCAAACACCCTTTTAAGCAATGGACAAGCCATGGCTAATATGCCACCTTTGATCGCTCAACAACCTGGTATATTGAGTGGACCTAATGATCTGGCTATCCTTCAGTTACAAAATCAAGTCAACAAGTTGAATGCTTTAAAGATGTTAATGGATCAAGTAAACCAATTGCAAGGAGAGCTGTTTGGGCCTAGTTTCTCCAATTTGCCACAACAACTCAATCAAAATATGGGTTTGTTACAAAATCCAATGCAGAATATGATGAACCCTGTTATGCCTTTGCAAATGCCAATAAATTCTCAAGTTGGTTCCTTTAATGTCCCTTCAAGCAATCACCAAGTGGTAGGTGCTCGAAGTCAGAACTTTTTTGTAAATCCACCGTTTGGAGCTGAGCAACGAGTGAATCCAAACCCGCCCAACTATGTAATGCCGACAACTAGTGCATATGGATCGAAGCTATTGCATGTTGCAGATCAGCAAGGCCAAGGGAAATTGTCTGCGTCACAGCAAGGTCAGAACTTTTTGATGTCCACAGGGGGTGCAAATGGACCAAATGTTGCAAATCAGCAAGTGGAAGGGAACTCGCCTGCATTACAGCAAAGTGAGAAAGTTCCAATGCCTGCAATGGCTGCAAATGGAGCAAAGCCATTGCCTATTGCAACTCAGCAAGGGCAAGGGAACTCATCTGCTTCTCAGCAAAGTTGGAACTCGCAGCCCTCTACGTACAATAGGTGGCAG GGTAATACTGCCAGAAATGGTCAGAGTAGTACTCCAAAATCCAAATGGGAAAAGTCTTCtggaaaaaacttcaaaaataatcGAAATAGAGGGCGATCACAATCAGG ACACCAGAAATCTGATTTCAATTGCATGGATAATGGAAAGAGAAAGCTTGAGTTTTCTAATGAACATGGAAGAAAAG GGAACGGCAATGAGAGGGTAGCAAAATTTGGTCGCACTGATCTTACAGACCAAGCTACAGAAGAGAAAAG TAAACCTAGCAGAACTTTTTTTTACACGGAACAAGAAATCAAACAATGGCGTGAATCACGTAGGAAACACTACCCAACAAAAACCAACATCGAGAAG ATGGAGGTCATTGATAGAGAGGCCAACTTTCGTCGCAAG CAACTCAAGGAGATTTTGGCAAAGCAGGCTGAGCTAGGAGTTGAAGTCGCAGAAATACCGCCAGACTATCTGTTAGATTCAGAGAAGTTAGGAGTTGAAGTTGCAGAGATACCACCACCACAGGTGTTAAATTCAGAGAAACTAGGAGTTGAGGTTGCAGAAATACCACCACGGAATCTGTTAGATTCAGAGAAACAAGAGCATGGAAGGGAAGATAACAGAAGGTCCTTGACTAAGAAAGGGAAATTCTGGAACAAGCATGATAAAAGAGGAAGATTTAACAAAAAAGGTCGGCCAGCCAAGCAGGTTGGATCAGCAAATGAAGAAAGGAAGCCAACACTGTTGGAGAAGCTTCTGAGCACAGATATGAAGAGAGATAAGCGCCAATTGTTGCAGGTTTTTAGGTTCATGGTGGCGAACTCTTTCTTCAAGGATTGGCCAGAGAAACCTTTGAAATTTCCTTCAGTAGTGGTCAAAGAAGATGGTTATGAGGATGAGATTGTAGAGAAAAAATCCTCACTTGTCGGGGAGGAAGTTTCTGAAGACAGGAACAACACAATAGCTGAAAATTTCGGTGATAGAGATGACAACATCGAACATGATGCTCAAGTCGAGCTGGGGAATTGTTTTGTCAGGGGAAAATGTGATATTGTTGACGAAGTTGATAGGGTTGAAGAGGGAGAAATTGTTGACTAA
- the LOC133704249 gene encoding ABC transporter I family member 6, chloroplastic: protein MALRFTLSSPSPSLQPPLIHSPPPLKLSTLPLNSNLFTYSATRSLRLRSTRRLPAVTASVPAVETTGTTGTDSGKKRPLLEVKDLTAVIAESKQEILKGVNVVLYEGEVHAIMGKNGSGKSTFSKVLAGHPDYEVTGGSVVFKGENLLDMEPEERSLAGLFMSFQSPVEIPGVNNIDFLNMAYNARRRKLGLPELGPIEFYAYLFPKLELVNMKSDFLNRNVNEGFSGGERKRNEILQLAVLGAELAILDEIDSGLDIDALQDVAKAVNGMLTPNNAVLMITHYLRLLEFIKPTCIHIMENGRIVKTGDISIAKTLEKEGYKAISAS, encoded by the exons ATGGCCTTACGCTTCACTCTCTCCTCCCCTTCTCCCTCTCTACAGCCACCACTCATCCATTCTCCTCCCCCGCTTAAACTTTCAACTCTGCCCCttaattcaaacttattcaCATATTCTGCCACTCGCTCTCTCCGTCTCCGCTCCACCCGTCGTCTTCCTGCAGTCACTGCCTCTGTCCCTGCCGTAGAAACCACAGGGACTACTGGAACGGATTCAGGGAAGAAAAGGCCGTTGCTGGAAGTCAAGGATTTGACCGCTGTGATTGCTGAGTCGAAACAGGAGATTCTCAAAGGCGTCAACGTTGTCCTTTACGAAGGAGAG GTTCATGCTATTATGGGAAAAAATGGCTCTGGTAAGAGCACATTTTCAAAG GTTCTTGCTGGGCATCCGGATTATGAGGTAACTGGAGGGAGTGTAGTGTTTAAAGGTGAGAACTTGCTTGACATGGAGCCAGAAGAAAGGTCACTTGCTGGGCTTTTTATGAGTTTTCAGTCACCAGTTGAGATTCCTGGTGTTAACAATATTGATTTTCTTAATATGGCTTATAATGCGCGAAGACGGAAACTCGGTCTGCCTGAACTTGGACCTATCGAG TTCTATGCGTATTTGTTTCCAAAACTTGAGCTTGTGAACATGAAGAGTGATTTTCTTAATAGAAATGTGAATGAAGGGTTCAGTGGTGGTGAAAGAAAGCGGAATGAGATTTTACAACTTGCG GTTTTGGGTGCAGAATTGGCTATATTAGATGAAATTGATTCTGGTTTGGATATCGATGCCCTTCAAGATGTAGCAAAAGCAGTGAATGGGATGTTGACCCCAAACAATGCTGTTTTGATGATTACTCATTATCTACGGCTTCTGGAATTCATCAAGCCCACGTGCATTCATATCATG GAGAATGGCAGAATTGTAAAAACCGGTGATATTTCCATAGCAAAGACACTTGAGAAGGAAGGTTACAAAGCAATCTCTGCCTCTTAA
- the LOC133704938 gene encoding fasciclin-like arabinogalactan protein 17, translated as MAMAPSPSCIHIFFASILLLSNFHLGFSSSSTLQENHSNGSYSGQINSNSVLVALLDSHYTELAELVEKALLLQTLEDAVGKHNITIFAPRNEALERDLDPEFKRFLLEPGNLKSLQTLLLYHIVPNRINLSHNSSLHHHSTLCRDRIKLGSQSGEKLIDSAKIIQVNAVERPDGVIHGIERLLIPRSVQQDFNNRRSLQSISAVKPEGAPEVDPRTHRLKKPAPPAKPGSAPVLPIYDAMAPGPSLAPAPAPGPGGPHHHFNGERQVKDFIETLLLYGGYNEMADILVNLTSLATEMGRLVSEGYVLTVLAPNDEAMAKLTTDQLSEPGAPEQIIYYHVIPEYQTEESMYNAVRRFGKISYDTLRLPHKVLAQEADGSVKFGHAENSAYLFDPDIYTDGRISVQGIDGVLFPLEEKEKSDTKTEMKSVKVAAKPQRRGKLLEVACRMLGTFGQDSHFTTCQ; from the exons ATGGCCATGGCGCCTTCACCTTCTTGCATCCACATTTTCTTCGCTTCAATTCTtcttctctcaaattttcatCTCGGgttctcttcctcctctacattGCAAGAAAACCATAGCAATGGGTCTTATTCAGGCCAAATCAACTCAAACTCAGTTCTTGTAGCTCTTCTTGACTCACATTATACAGAACTGGCTGAACTTGTTGAAAAGGCACTTCTTTTACAGACCCTTGAAGATGCTGTTGGTAAACACAACATCACCATCTTTGCTCCTAGAAATGAAGCTCTCGAACGTGATCTTGATCCCGAGTTCAAGCGGTTCTTGCTTGAACCTGGCAATCTCAAGTCTCTCCAGACTCTCCTACTTTATCACATTGTCCCCAACAGAATCAATCTCAGCCATAACTCTTCTCTTCACCATCACAGCACCTTGTGCCGCGATAGAATCAAGCTCGGCAGTCAATCCGGCGAGAAGTTAATAGACTCGGCGAAAATCATTCAAGTGAATGCAGTGGAGAGGCCAGATGGCGTAATTCATGGGATTGAAAGGTTGCTAATCCCACGATCTGTTCAACAAGATTTCAACAATCGCAGGAGTTTGCAATCAATTTCAGCTGTGAAACCAGAAGGAGCACCAGAGGTTGATCCAAGAACACACAGGTTGAAGAAACCAGCACCACCAGCAAAACCCGGTTCAGCCCCGGTCCTACCAATCTACGATGCAATGGCACCCGGCCCATCTCTTGCCCCGGCTCCAGCTCCTGGTCCAGGTGGACCTCATCACCATTTCAATGGAGAAAGACAAGTTAAAGATTTCATTGAAACCCTTCTTTTGTATGGAGGATACAATGAAATGGCTGATATTCTTGTGAATTTAACATCATTAGCAACAGAAATGGGAAGATTAGTATCTGAAGGTTATGTGCTAACAGTTTTAGCCCCAAATGATGAAGCAATGGCTAAGCTCACAACAGACCAATTGAGTGAGCCAGGAGCGCCGGAGCAGATAATCTATTACCATGTGATACCCGAGTATCAAACTGAAGAAAGCATGTACAATGCTGTTAGAAGATTTGGGAAGATTTCTTATGATACATTAAGATTGCCACACAAAGTTTTGGCACAAGAAGCTGATGGGTCTGTGAAATTTGGACATGCTGAGAATTCTGCTTATTTGTTTGATCCTGATATTTACACAGATGGAAGAATCTCTGTTCAGGGGATTGATGGGGTTCTGTTTCCATTAGAGGAGAAGGAGAAATCGGATACCAAGACGGAAATGAAGAGTGTTAAGGTTGCTGCTAAGCCGCAAAGGAGAG GGAAGTTGCTTGAAGTGGCTTGCAGGATGCTCGGGACGTTTGGGCAAGATTCACATTTCACCACATGCCAGTAA
- the LOC133705926 gene encoding uncharacterized protein LOC133705926 isoform X1 — protein MKPFFNSRRPKHHKQKGNAAPLNQQVFSTNPSLANSMPMQPQLGLVNPQIPIPFNNSNTLLSNGQAMANMPPLIAQQPGILSGPNDLAILQLQNQVNKLNALKMLMDQVNQLQGELFGPSFSNLPQQLNQNMGLLQNPMQNMMNPVMPLQMPINSQVGSFNVPSSNHQVVGARSQNFFVNPPFGAEQRVNPNPPNYVMPTTSAYGSKLLHVADQQGQGKLSASQQGQNFLMSTGGANGPNVANQQVEGNSPALQQSEKVPMPAMAANGAKPLPIATQQGQGNSSASQQSWNSQPSTYNRWQGNTARNGQSSTPKSKWEKSSGKNFKNNRNRGRSQSGHQKSDFNCMDNGKRKLEFSNEHGRKGNGNERVAKFGRTDLTDQATEEKSKPSRTFFYTEQEIKQWRESRRKHYPTKTNIEKKQMEVIDREANFRRKQLKEILAKQAELGVEVAEIPPDYLLDSEKLGVEVAEIPPPQVLNSEKLGVEVAEIPPRNLLDSEKQEHGREDNRRSLTKKGKFWNKHDKRGRFNKKGRPAKQVGSANEERKPTLLEKLLSTDMKRDKRQLLQVFRFMVANSFFKDWPEKPLKFPSVVVKEDGYEDEIVEKKSSLVGEEVSEDRNNTIAENFGDRDDNIEHDAQVELGNCFVRGKCDIVDEVDRVEEGEIVD, from the exons ATGAAACCTTTCTTCAATTCCCGTCGTCCTAAGCATCACAAGCAAAAGGGCAACGCTGCTCCTCTTAATCAACAG GTTTTTTCAACAAACCCATCTTTAGCAAATTCAATGCCAATGCAACCGCAACTGGGTTTAGTCAATCCTCAGATTCCAATTCCTTTCAATAATTCAAACACCCTTTTAAGCAATGGACAAGCCATGGCTAATATGCCACCTTTGATCGCTCAACAACCTGGTATATTGAGTGGACCTAATGATCTGGCTATCCTTCAGTTACAAAATCAAGTCAACAAGTTGAATGCTTTAAAGATGTTAATGGATCAAGTAAACCAATTGCAAGGAGAGCTGTTTGGGCCTAGTTTCTCCAATTTGCCACAACAACTCAATCAAAATATGGGTTTGTTACAAAATCCAATGCAGAATATGATGAACCCTGTTATGCCTTTGCAAATGCCAATAAATTCTCAAGTTGGTTCCTTTAATGTCCCTTCAAGCAATCACCAAGTGGTAGGTGCTCGAAGTCAGAACTTTTTTGTAAATCCACCGTTTGGAGCTGAGCAACGAGTGAATCCAAACCCGCCCAACTATGTAATGCCGACAACTAGTGCATATGGATCGAAGCTATTGCATGTTGCAGATCAGCAAGGCCAAGGGAAATTGTCTGCGTCACAGCAAGGTCAGAACTTTTTGATGTCCACAGGGGGTGCAAATGGACCAAATGTTGCAAATCAGCAAGTGGAAGGGAACTCGCCTGCATTACAGCAAAGTGAGAAAGTTCCAATGCCTGCAATGGCTGCAAATGGAGCAAAGCCATTGCCTATTGCAACTCAGCAAGGGCAAGGGAACTCATCTGCTTCTCAGCAAAGTTGGAACTCGCAGCCCTCTACGTACAATAGGTGGCAG GGTAATACTGCCAGAAATGGTCAGAGTAGTACTCCAAAATCCAAATGGGAAAAGTCTTCtggaaaaaacttcaaaaataatcGAAATAGAGGGCGATCACAATCAGG ACACCAGAAATCTGATTTCAATTGCATGGATAATGGAAAGAGAAAGCTTGAGTTTTCTAATGAACATGGAAGAAAAG GGAACGGCAATGAGAGGGTAGCAAAATTTGGTCGCACTGATCTTACAGACCAAGCTACAGAAGAGAAAAG TAAACCTAGCAGAACTTTTTTTTACACGGAACAAGAAATCAAACAATGGCGTGAATCACGTAGGAAACACTACCCAACAAAAACCAACATCGAGAAG AAGCAGATGGAGGTCATTGATAGAGAGGCCAACTTTCGTCGCAAG CAACTCAAGGAGATTTTGGCAAAGCAGGCTGAGCTAGGAGTTGAAGTCGCAGAAATACCGCCAGACTATCTGTTAGATTCAGAGAAGTTAGGAGTTGAAGTTGCAGAGATACCACCACCACAGGTGTTAAATTCAGAGAAACTAGGAGTTGAGGTTGCAGAAATACCACCACGGAATCTGTTAGATTCAGAGAAACAAGAGCATGGAAGGGAAGATAACAGAAGGTCCTTGACTAAGAAAGGGAAATTCTGGAACAAGCATGATAAAAGAGGAAGATTTAACAAAAAAGGTCGGCCAGCCAAGCAGGTTGGATCAGCAAATGAAGAAAGGAAGCCAACACTGTTGGAGAAGCTTCTGAGCACAGATATGAAGAGAGATAAGCGCCAATTGTTGCAGGTTTTTAGGTTCATGGTGGCGAACTCTTTCTTCAAGGATTGGCCAGAGAAACCTTTGAAATTTCCTTCAGTAGTGGTCAAAGAAGATGGTTATGAGGATGAGATTGTAGAGAAAAAATCCTCACTTGTCGGGGAGGAAGTTTCTGAAGACAGGAACAACACAATAGCTGAAAATTTCGGTGATAGAGATGACAACATCGAACATGATGCTCAAGTCGAGCTGGGGAATTGTTTTGTCAGGGGAAAATGTGATATTGTTGACGAAGTTGATAGGGTTGAAGAGGGAGAAATTGTTGACTAA
- the LOC133704701 gene encoding uncharacterized protein LOC133704701: MAVAAFKSTSRRATTTSTATSDKETSTKQHALPRKTVPPRRSRSVSAVSRSHLVDTSTTRTAAEGTAKGSTNLLIKRDNPLYWSNVSPPDKEVGEVVVDKEESKSAPTKPNVDGDSRRGRSVSRKADAGKNVSGIGRSLSRGPVSRGRSVSRPPGSRGHFVNSESDAEREGSSLTKYRNGSGGLSSVSNAGRNSDLARSYDCKFEKMRSFPMQSDGSASDLPSLPIRSWEDKGLGSSISEAEERTIKAVFEQMQSFQGDNLGDGTSSRIYETVRSEVRRAIADIQNDLESTIRRSNTTAIALANVNDIPPDLVNPSAVELVLDIRREYAKKLEQSQEWARKLRADLAVEEHRGLELSRILKEVLPHPKMSKVQKPRAGRKSSIERSKVSKRLTDEAMAYFDECVSLSTFDSSDFSSPEDPPINLVGVGDCASFPQENSNAAANCYPNNFATSKQELVGTHSHGASVLSTTGSCQEPALEEVTLNSSETPDSRRLQFSFAQKPNDSIELQQDIRKYVKSFEKETEKPAINSKILRSNHFDLDEYNLQASRQNFLFDTVFLNNRIQSGSVLLCDGGMGVSFSPFAAVI; this comes from the exons ATGGCAGTGGCAGCCTTTAAATCCACGTCAAGAAGAGCAACAACAACAAGTACAGCAACATCAGATAAAGAAACTTCAACAAAGCAGCACGCTTTACCAAGAAAAACGGTACCTCCAAGAAGATCAAGAAGTGTGAGTGCAGTGTCAAGATCCCATCTTGTTGATACTTCAACAACAAGAACAGCAGCTGAAGGAACAGCTAAAGGGTCAacaaatttattgattaaaagaGACAACCCGCTTTACTGGAGCAATGTTTCTCCACCTGATAAAGAAGTCGGTGAAGTTGTGGTTGATAAGGAAGAGTCTAAGAGTGCACCCACAAAGCCAAATGTTGATGGTGATAGCAGGAGAGGGAGATCTGTGTCAAGAAAGGCTGATGCTGGAAAAAACGTTTCCGGGATTGGTAGGAGTTTGTCCAGGGGTCCTGTTTCCAGAGGGAGGTCTGTGTCTCGGCCTCCTGGCTCCAGAGGCCATTTCGTGAATTCCGAG AGTGATGCTGAACGAGAAGGGAGTTCGTTGACGAAGTATAGAAATGGGAGTGGCGGTTTGAGTAGTGTGTCAAATGCTGGGAGAAATAGTGATTTAGCGAGGAGTTATGATTGTAAATTTGAGAAGATGAGAAGTTTTCCGATGCAATCAGATGGATCTGCTTCAGACTTG cCTTCTTTGCCCATTAGGAGTTGGGAAGATAAAGGTCTGGGAAGCTCAATTTCAGAAGCTGAAGAGAGAACTATTAAAGCAGTTTTTGAACAAATGCAG TCATTCCAAGGGGATAATTTGGGAGACGGCACCTCTAGTCGTATATATGAAACTGTTCGATCTGAAGTTAGACGTGCCATTGCTGACATCCAAAATGATTTGGAAAGT ACTATCCGGAGGAGTAACACAACTGCTATTGCATTGGCCAATGTGAATGATATTCCTCCTGATCTAGTCAACCCAAGTGCAGTTGAATTAGTTTTGGACATCAGAAGAGAATATGCCAAGAAGCTTGAGCAG TCCCAGGAATGGGCAAGGAAGCTTCGAGCAGACCTTGCAGTCGAGGAGCACCGTGGCTTAGAGCTCAGTAGAATTCTGAAGGAAGTGCTTCCGCATCCGAAGATGTCAAAGGTGCAGAAACCCCGTGCTGGAAGAAAG TCCAGCATTGAAAGAAGTAAGGTGTCAAAACGTTTAACAGATGAAGCCATGGCTTATTTTGATGAATGTGTGTCGCTGTCAACATTTGATAGCTCTGACTTCTCATCGCCTGAGGATCCACCAATCAACTTAGTTGGTGTTGGTGATTGTGCATCCTTTCCCCAGGAAAATTCTAACGCTGCAGCCAACTGCTATCCCAACAATTTTGCTACCAGTAAACAG GAATTGGTTGGTACACATAGCCACGGTGCATCAGTGCTGTCAACCACTGGCAGCTGCCAGGAGCCTGCTCTAGAGGAAGTCACTCTAAACAGCTCAGAAACACCAGACAGTCGGAGGTTGCAATTTTCTTTTGCTCAAAAGCCAAATGATTCCATTGAACTTCAGCAAGATATTAGGAAGTATGTCAAAAGCTTTGAGAAAGAGACAGAAAAACCTGCCATCAATTCAAAGATTTTAAGATCAAACCACTTCGATCTGGATGAATATAATTTGCAGGCCTCAAGGCAAAACTTCTTATTTGACACAGTGTTCCTTAATAACAGAATCCAGTCAGGTAGTGTGCTACTGTGCGACGGAGGCATGGGAGTTTCCTTTTCACCCTTTGCTGCCGTAATCTAA
- the LOC133704148 gene encoding ethylene-responsive transcription factor WRI1-like, with protein sequence MKRSSSCSSSSSSSSPYCVASESIQKPKVKRIRKNQKSNQGKSQKNAAAAANSPSSGKRSSIYRGVTRHRWTGRFEAHLWDKSSWNNIQNKKGKQVYLGAYDNEEAAAHTYDLAALKYWGAETTLNFPIGTYTTEIEEMQRVTREEYLASLRRKSSGFSRGVSKYRGVARHHHNGRWEARIGRVQGNKYLYLGTYNTQEEAAAAYDMAAIEYRGANAVTNFDAGNYIERMREKGIPIDQILQEQQQQQQLGNNSIDPGIEVEAEVEQTSPQQQEEQEQKVALSLQVQCTQLDSSLDGASPMVITDTIEEHEQAWSFCMDSGWNLTMLDLPFENSCELPDLFNHTGFEDNIDLMFDACCYGN encoded by the exons ATGAAGAGGTCTTCATcttgctcctcctcctcctcctcctcttcaccTTATTGTGTGGCCTCTGAAAGCATTCAGAAGCCAAAAGTCAAACGCAttagaaaaaaccaaaagagcAATCAGGGGAAATCCCAGAAGAATGCTGCTGCTGCCGCCAACAGTCCTAGCTCTGGCAAAAGAAGTTCCATTTACAGAGGAGTCACCAG ACATAGATGGACAGGAAGGTTTGAAGCTCATCTCTGGGATAAGAGTTCATGGAACAACATTCAAAACAAGAAGGGAAAACAAG TTTATTTGG GTGCCTATGATAATGAGGAGGCAGCCGCACACACCTACGATCTTGCTGCCCTAAAGTACTGGGGGGCAGAGACAACCTTGAATTTTCCG ATAGGAACATACACAACGGAGATCGAAGAGATGCAGAGGGTGACCAGGGAAGAGTACTTGGCATCACTTAGACGGAAAAGCAGTGGATTCTCCAGAGGAGTCTCTAAGTACCGTGGGGTGGCTAG GCATCATCACAATGGTCGATGGGAAGCCAGAATTGGACGAGTTCAAGGGAATAAATATCTCTATCTTGGAACTTATA ATACGCAAGAAGAGGCAGCGGCAGCTTATGACATGGCAGCAATAGAATATAGAGGAGCAAATGCTGTGACCAATTTTGATGCAGGCAATTATATAGAACGGATGAGGGAGAAAGGCATCCCTATAGACCAAATCCtccaagaacaacaacaacaacaacaacttggTAACAACTCGATTGATCCCGGCATAGAAGTAGAGGCAGAAGTTGAACAAACATCACCGCAACAACAAGAGGAACAAGAGCAAAAAGTAGCCCTGTCGTTGCAAGTTCAATGCACACAGCTAGATTCAAGCTTGGATGGCGCATCTCCCATGGTTATTACGGACACCATCGAAGAGCACGAGCAAGCATGGAGCTTTTGTATGGATTCAGGATGGAACCTCACAATGCTCGATCTTCCTTTCGAAAATTCTTGCGAGCTGCCGGACTTGTTCAATCATACAGGGTTCGAAGACAACATTGACTTGATGTTTGATGCATGTTGCTATGGAAACTAA